Below is a genomic region from Ziziphus jujuba cultivar Dongzao chromosome 7, ASM3175591v1.
AACTGCGACAGGGACAGGAACCTCAACATCAGCTGCCGGCAAAGCAACAGCAGCTGGCCTGAGGTACTCATCTTCCTCTTTGGGAGGGTGGATTGTGACAAGATCAGGTAGGGGAGTTGTGGGCCCCTGTTTACCCTTTGGATCCCAATCAAGCATGATCTTGACCTTGATGCCAAGTACTCCCTGAATGCCAACATTTCACAGATTTTTTTCCATTAGAAAATACCACGACTGGTAATGAAGCAACAAGCAAGGACACAATGTAACTGATGAAACAAACCTGTCTGAGAAGAACATGTCTAACAGCAGAGTCGATGTATTCATTGACTGGCTGACCAGAAGAGATCATGTAACCGTCCTTGAACTTCATCGATTTGGCACGTTGTGCTCTAAGTTTGCCACTAACAATCACCTGTTTTCATAACAATAACATATGTGAACAGCTTGAGACAAATATCCAAGGCAATACACACATAATTAAAAACGACTAGTGCACAAACCTCACAACCCTTGGCCCCGCTTTCCATGACAAATCTCAAAACACCATAGCAGGCCCTGAAAGAAGCCAACATGCAATCTTCGTTAAAAGAATCACTCCATAAATATATCAGCTAACA
It encodes:
- the LOC107424066 gene encoding small ribosomal subunit protein uS3x — its product is MATQMSKKRKFVADGVFFAELNEVLTRELAEDGYSGVEVRVTPMRTEIIIRATRTQNVLGEKGRRIRELTSVVQKRFKFPENSVELYAEKVNNRGLCAIAQAESLRYKLLGGLAVRRACYGVLRFVMESGAKGCEVIVSGKLRAQRAKSMKFKDGYMISSGQPVNEYIDSAVRHVLLRQGVLGIKVKIMLDWDPKGKQGPTTPLPDLVTIHPPKEEDEYLRPAAVALPAADVEVPVPVAVA